The following are encoded together in the Pseudoclavibacter endophyticus genome:
- the holA gene encoding DNA polymerase III subunit delta, with translation MAATKTSGRAGSAKGGRGGAAPAIPQLAPREIRPAPVVLLSGPEDYFADLALDLLRRTLRLEDPSLEVTELDAATYAAGALVTFVSPSLFMEPRLVIVEGVEKCTDALVADSIRYIETPVEGTTIVFRHSSGARGKKLLDAIRAAKDVAIEVPCPKPKANELLDIVHGEFRAEHRRIEPQAASQLVAAFNTDLAELASACRQLIAVTTDDVTERDVERYYGGRVETTGFKIADAAIAGRLRDALGLARHGMSQGVHPVPIVAAVAGKLRLMAKVSDQRGSDAQLAGAAGAAPWQVGQARRDLRDWDDRMLGRAIVLTAETDQMVKGGSRDAAFAVERLLRRIAARDL, from the coding sequence GTGGCGGCGACGAAGACCAGCGGGCGAGCCGGGTCGGCGAAGGGCGGGCGCGGGGGCGCCGCTCCCGCCATCCCGCAGCTGGCTCCACGAGAGATCCGGCCCGCGCCGGTCGTGCTGCTGTCGGGCCCGGAAGACTACTTCGCCGATCTCGCCCTCGATCTGCTGCGTCGCACGCTCCGGCTGGAAGATCCCAGCCTCGAGGTCACCGAGCTCGATGCGGCCACGTACGCTGCGGGGGCGCTCGTCACGTTCGTGAGCCCGTCGCTCTTCATGGAGCCGCGGCTCGTGATCGTCGAGGGCGTCGAGAAATGCACCGACGCGCTCGTTGCCGACAGCATCCGGTACATCGAGACGCCCGTCGAGGGGACGACCATCGTGTTCCGGCACAGCTCGGGCGCGCGGGGTAAGAAGCTGCTCGACGCGATCCGCGCCGCGAAGGACGTCGCGATCGAGGTGCCCTGTCCGAAGCCGAAGGCGAATGAGCTGCTCGACATCGTGCACGGCGAATTCCGTGCCGAGCACCGCCGCATCGAGCCCCAGGCCGCCTCCCAGCTCGTCGCGGCGTTCAACACCGACCTCGCCGAGCTCGCCTCCGCGTGCCGGCAGCTCATCGCGGTCACGACCGACGACGTCACCGAGCGCGACGTTGAGCGCTACTATGGCGGGCGCGTTGAGACGACGGGATTCAAGATCGCCGACGCCGCGATCGCCGGACGCCTCCGTGACGCCCTCGGTCTCGCGCGACACGGCATGTCGCAGGGCGTGCATCCCGTGCCCATCGTCGCGGCGGTGGCCGGCAAGTTGCGGCTCATGGCCAAGGTGTCGGACCAGCGGGGCAGCGACGCCCAGCTCGCGGGCGCGGCAGGGGCGGCGCCGTGGCAGGTCGGTCAGGCGCGCCGCGACCTTCGGGACTGGGACGACCGGATGCTCGGCCGCGCCATCGTGCTCACCGCCGAGACCGACCAGATGGTGAAGGGCGGCAGCCGCGATGCGGCGTTCGCCGTCGAGCGGCTGCTGCGCAGGATCGCCGCGCGAGATCTGTAG
- a CDS encoding GTPase has protein sequence MSHATLDERLAALREARELADGRLDDETLADIDRMLEAAGARRELSGDHTVVGFFGATGSGKSSLFNAVVGESLARTHVRRPTTSEPLAAVWNEEGVEPLLDWLRVADRRRPGAPFAGDPSLSLVLLDLPDFDSVEREHRAIAERLAGQVDVLVWVVDPQKYADAVLHADFVQRFSAHAAVTAVVLNQIDLLSSHDVPRVVDSLTGLLRRDGLGRVRVVTASATTGSGIDDVRALVGRFARQRAAQTARIEADLVSLAARLLPEFEAEPGDDAGLSSRVVKRRTASLVQELSAASGVDDVAAAVGRSYAKRTGQATGWPLTAWLLRLRADPLRRMHLLASAPAAVREGRDPDLHRTALPQLSAGQEARAARAVRAFGDDLASGLPDSWRAAVRRRANAAIETLPGELDRAIARTDLGARGSWWWPVIGVVQWIALLAALVGVGWYLAAWLLPLWGLPAPELTRVEGWPVAMLLIAAGILLGILLGLASQAIGAAIGAARRRRARRRLQREVTRVATTRVIEPIATEREHAGRVARLIARAGGR, from the coding sequence ATGAGCCACGCGACGCTCGATGAGCGGCTCGCGGCGCTGCGCGAAGCTCGCGAACTCGCCGACGGCCGGCTCGACGACGAGACGCTGGCCGACATCGACCGGATGCTCGAGGCCGCAGGGGCGCGACGGGAGCTCTCGGGCGACCATACGGTCGTCGGGTTCTTCGGCGCGACGGGATCCGGCAAATCCTCGCTGTTCAACGCCGTCGTCGGCGAGTCGCTCGCCCGCACCCACGTGCGCCGACCAACGACGAGCGAGCCGCTCGCGGCCGTATGGAATGAGGAGGGAGTCGAGCCGCTGCTCGACTGGCTGCGCGTCGCCGACCGGCGGCGGCCGGGAGCGCCGTTCGCGGGCGACCCGTCGCTGTCGCTCGTGCTGCTCGACCTGCCCGACTTCGACTCGGTCGAGCGCGAGCACCGTGCGATCGCCGAGCGACTCGCGGGCCAGGTCGACGTGCTCGTGTGGGTCGTCGACCCGCAGAAGTACGCCGATGCCGTGCTGCACGCCGACTTCGTGCAGCGCTTCTCGGCGCACGCCGCCGTCACCGCCGTCGTGTTGAACCAGATCGACCTGCTGTCGAGCCACGACGTACCGCGCGTCGTCGACTCGCTGACCGGGTTGCTTCGCCGCGACGGGCTCGGCCGCGTGCGCGTGGTGACCGCCTCCGCGACGACCGGCTCCGGCATCGATGACGTGCGCGCACTCGTCGGCCGCTTCGCGAGACAGCGGGCGGCGCAGACCGCCCGCATCGAAGCCGACCTGGTGAGCCTCGCGGCTCGCCTCCTCCCCGAATTCGAGGCCGAGCCGGGCGACGACGCCGGCCTGTCATCGCGCGTGGTGAAGCGACGCACAGCGTCACTCGTGCAGGAGCTCTCCGCGGCATCGGGTGTCGACGACGTCGCCGCCGCCGTCGGCCGCTCCTACGCGAAGCGCACGGGCCAGGCGACCGGCTGGCCGCTCACGGCATGGTTGTTGCGACTCCGGGCCGATCCCCTGCGCCGGATGCACCTGCTCGCCTCGGCTCCGGCCGCCGTGCGGGAGGGACGGGATCCCGACCTGCATCGGACGGCGCTGCCGCAGCTCAGCGCCGGCCAGGAGGCCCGTGCGGCGCGGGCCGTTCGCGCCTTCGGCGATGACCTTGCGAGCGGACTGCCCGATTCCTGGCGGGCCGCGGTCAGGCGGCGCGCGAACGCCGCGATCGAGACGCTGCCGGGCGAGCTCGACCGTGCGATCGCCCGAACCGACCTCGGAGCGCGAGGCTCGTGGTGGTGGCCCGTGATCGGCGTGGTGCAGTGGATTGCCCTGCTCGCGGCCCTCGTGGGCGTTGGCTGGTATCTCGCGGCGTGGCTGCTGCCGCTGTGGGGCCTGCCTGCGCCCGAGCTCACTCGGGTCGAGGGATGGCCCGTTGCGATGCTGCTCATCGCCGCCGGCATCCTGCTCGGTATCCTCCTCGGTCTCGCGTCGCAGGCGATCGGCGCCGCCATTGGCGCCGCCAGGCGACGGCGCGCTCGGCGGAGGTTGCAGAGGGAGGTCACCCGCGTCGCGACCACGCGAGTCATCGAGCCGATCGCGACCGAGCGCGAGCACGCGGGCCGCGTCGCTCGGCTCATCGCCCGCGCGGGCGGGCGATAG
- a CDS encoding GTPase: protein MTERGATPTSPGAPGDVGAGGDALARLAALRDTLEQTRLPLQLADTEQARERQRALIRQIDDYLAPRLANLDAPLLAVVGGSTGAGKSTLVNSLVGHAVTRTGAIRPTTRQPILLHSPADAEWFASRRVLPGLGRITGTARRGPLPADRAGDDPDAALMSSVVLVGDERVPRHLAILDAPDVDSIADENRALAAQLLAAADLWLFVTTANRYADAVPWALLDDAAQRDITVGIVLDRVPPGAGTEIEPALRELLAERGLDRAPVFTIDESPLDELGMLPDEAVRGVRAWLADLAADRYERQRVARRTVRGAIARASAAARDIARARDAQRELAASVRSTTRHEYDEATAAIIDATKDGTLLRGEVLARWQDFVGTSDVFRSFESWFSRLRDRATAFVQGRPQPIREVEAEIEHGLHAVILDRAGRAAGAAYEHLRQSPAGRRLATDASLARESPALTTDASAMIRDWQAALIDLIREQSGGKRTQARLMSLGLNAVTVSLMVVLFASTGGLTGGELAIAGGSAVVGQKLLETIFGEEAVRRLAREARDDLERRVRDLLAGEYARYEQLLQLVDAGPAGDDLRDAADALERAMASVADAVTDTPDGAPADTVIARDEAAAEGVAVPVDVAASSAAPRTAVAPHGGPTLPDVGAPEDLGEVPVIAPIVVSPELDHGPIDRPLPPPGDASSPWPDARSHGPIDDERERDA, encoded by the coding sequence ATGACCGAGCGCGGCGCGACTCCCACGAGCCCCGGCGCCCCCGGCGACGTGGGCGCGGGCGGTGACGCGCTCGCGCGCCTTGCTGCCCTGCGCGACACGCTCGAGCAGACGCGCCTGCCGCTGCAGCTTGCCGACACCGAGCAGGCTCGCGAGCGTCAGCGCGCGCTCATCCGGCAGATCGACGACTACCTCGCTCCCCGCCTCGCCAACCTCGACGCACCGTTGCTCGCCGTCGTCGGCGGGTCGACGGGAGCCGGCAAGTCGACACTCGTGAACAGCCTCGTCGGGCATGCCGTGACCCGCACCGGCGCGATCCGCCCGACGACGCGGCAGCCGATTCTGCTGCACTCGCCCGCCGACGCCGAGTGGTTCGCCTCGCGCCGGGTGCTTCCCGGCCTCGGCCGCATCACCGGAACCGCGCGCCGTGGGCCGCTCCCGGCCGACCGCGCCGGCGACGACCCCGACGCCGCGCTCATGTCGTCGGTCGTGCTCGTCGGCGACGAGCGCGTGCCGCGCCACCTCGCGATCCTCGACGCGCCCGACGTCGACTCGATCGCCGATGAGAATCGTGCACTCGCCGCCCAGCTGCTCGCCGCCGCCGATCTTTGGCTGTTCGTCACCACCGCGAACCGATATGCCGACGCCGTTCCCTGGGCGCTGCTCGACGACGCCGCGCAGCGCGACATCACGGTGGGCATCGTGCTCGACCGCGTGCCGCCGGGCGCCGGCACCGAGATCGAGCCGGCGCTGCGGGAGCTGCTCGCGGAACGGGGGCTCGACCGGGCGCCCGTGTTCACGATCGATGAGTCACCGCTCGACGAGCTCGGCATGCTGCCCGACGAGGCGGTGCGGGGCGTGCGTGCATGGCTCGCCGACCTGGCGGCCGATCGCTACGAGCGGCAGCGGGTGGCTCGCCGAACGGTGCGGGGCGCGATCGCGCGGGCCTCGGCCGCCGCGCGCGACATCGCGAGGGCACGGGATGCGCAACGTGAGCTGGCGGCCTCGGTGCGATCGACGACGCGCCACGAGTACGACGAGGCGACCGCCGCCATCATCGACGCGACGAAGGACGGCACGCTGCTGCGCGGCGAGGTGCTCGCGCGCTGGCAGGACTTCGTCGGCACGAGCGACGTGTTCCGCTCATTCGAGTCGTGGTTCAGCCGGCTGCGCGACCGCGCGACCGCGTTCGTGCAAGGGCGCCCCCAGCCGATCCGCGAGGTCGAGGCCGAGATCGAGCACGGGCTGCACGCCGTCATCCTCGACCGAGCCGGGCGCGCCGCGGGAGCCGCGTACGAGCACCTGCGACAGTCGCCGGCGGGGCGGCGCCTCGCGACCGACGCCTCGCTGGCGCGCGAATCGCCGGCGCTCACCACCGACGCCTCGGCCATGATCCGCGACTGGCAGGCAGCGCTCATCGACCTCATCCGCGAGCAGTCCGGCGGTAAGCGCACGCAGGCGCGGCTCATGTCACTTGGGCTGAACGCCGTCACGGTCTCGCTCATGGTCGTGCTGTTCGCCTCGACGGGCGGGCTGACGGGCGGCGAGCTCGCGATCGCCGGGGGCTCCGCCGTCGTGGGCCAGAAGCTCCTTGAGACCATCTTCGGCGAAGAGGCCGTTCGCAGGCTCGCGCGCGAGGCCCGCGACGACCTCGAGCGACGCGTGCGTGATTTGCTGGCAGGCGAGTACGCGCGCTACGAGCAACTGTTGCAGCTCGTCGACGCCGGACCGGCTGGCGATGACCTGCGCGACGCTGCTGACGCGCTCGAACGCGCCATGGCATCCGTCGCCGACGCGGTGACGGATACCCCGGATGGCGCCCCGGCCGACACGGTCATCGCCCGCGACGAAGCCGCCGCTGAGGGCGTGGCCGTTCCCGTCGACGTGGCGGCCTCGTCGGCAGCTCCGCGCACGGCCGTCGCGCCGCACGGGGGCCCCACCCTTCCCGACGTGGGCGCTCCGGAAGATCTGGGAGAGGTGCCCGTCATCGCGCCGATCGTCGTGTCACCAGAGCTCGACCACGGCCCGATCGATCGGCCGTTGCCGCCGCCCGGCGACGCGTCGTCGCCCTGGCCCGATGCACGCTCGCACGGCCCCATCGACGACGAGCGCGAGCGCGACGCATGA
- the rpsT gene encoding 30S ribosomal protein S20, translated as MANIKSQIKRIKTNQKATERNRAYKSELRTAIRRVRGAVAEGNAEKATAALQHASVKLDKAVSKGVLHKNQAKNRKSSIAKAVDSIAA; from the coding sequence ATGGCAAACATCAAGTCGCAGATCAAGCGCATCAAGACCAACCAGAAGGCCACCGAGCGCAACCGCGCCTACAAGTCGGAGCTCCGCACCGCGATCCGCCGTGTGCGCGGGGCCGTTGCCGAGGGCAACGCCGAGAAGGCCACGGCGGCGCTGCAGCACGCCTCGGTCAAGCTCGACAAGGCCGTCTCGAAGGGCGTGCTGCACAAGAACCAGGCGAAGAACCGCAAGTCGTCGATCGCCAAGGCCGTCGACTCCATCGCCGCCTAG